The genomic DNA ATTGGGAAGTGAGTGTGAAATCAAATGGGAGGGCAGTTtcataattttgaaaaacaaaacctcTAGCTATTTCCCCTCCTATCTGACTTcaatctttatcttttctttgctaAAATAGAATACTATGATAGGTGTTCTGCTTGCCTCGGCTGTCTTTGTGACATTTTGTGATGCTGAATGTTCATATATGCCCTTGGAGATCATTCCGGGGATTAAACCAACAGGTAAATCTTTGTTTTCAACTATTTACTGTCTCTTGGGGACAAAAAAGGTGGGGGGAAATGGATTTAATATAACTATGTGCCTGAGATGGAGGAAATAGGCATCTATCTAAAAATACATGTAAGGTCTTTTGCCCCATCATCTCCTTTCTATCACATAATTAGGAGTCAAGACTTATTTTCTACATATGATGCTTCTGGGGACAGCATGCCttagtgaatagagagctagGATTGAAGTTAAGCAGAACagggtttaaatcctgcttctgacttTTGAATAGCTTTGTGATCATGGACAAAGCAGCAGTCTTCTCGATGCCCCAAGCTCCTACTTACTTAGTCACTCAGTTCaaaaaagcatctattaagcatctactatgtgcaaaaGTTTGTAGCTTAAAAAGCACAAATAAGAATGACACttaagatgaaaggaaagaaagcctTTAAAAAAGTCCCTGCCTTTGTGGAACACATTATGTCCTATTTTTCATCAATTTTGTGTGGTATGTTCAAGGTAGCTTTAAGGACTTGGTCAAATCTTTTCTAGAAGTATCAGTTCCAAAATAACAGAAGATGTGCCATATGTTCTGTCCTAGGTTGCAAGGATATTGATGGTAAAATGCATGCTTTCAGCAGTCAATGGATGTCTGGTTGTGAGGAATGTACATGTGATGAAAAAATGGGAATATCTTGCTGTAGTAGGTAAGTTCAAGGCTGACTCTAAATAGGCAGATGTAAAATGATGGAATCTCTGAACTGAAATGGGGCAATGGATTAGAGCCAATCTGGGAACCAGTAACCCCTACTCAACAAGTGGCTATAGGGTCTTTGGTGGAAGGTGAAGGTAGTGAGGGAAGATCCTTGTCCTTCTAGGGAGTTCTCCTGATTAGgaagctttccttccattctacTCAGTTAAAAAATAGACTCTTCTTAGCCTTCATCCTCAACTCTCAGTTCTTCCCCTAAACCCTGGTCAACTGAGCAAATCTATCCTCTTTTCCCTGTGACAGAagtttctcttttccagg from Macrotis lagotis isolate mMagLag1 chromosome 4, bilby.v1.9.chrom.fasta, whole genome shotgun sequence includes the following:
- the LOC141523033 gene encoding beta-microseminoprotein J1-like, translating into MNTMIGVLLASAVFVTFCDAECSYMPLEIIPGIKPTGCKDIDGKMHAFSSQWMSGCEECTCDEKMGISCCSRIKRPVDYDEDKCMEIFSEELCEISVVEKANPSTTCKVKGYVG